In the genome of Streptomyces lydicus, the window GGGCGGTGTACTCCCGGGGGCGCCGCTTGTCCAGCTGTCGCTGGGCAGCGCCTCCGGGACCCCCGGCCATCTGGTGACCGGACCGGGCTCGGACCACAGTGCGCGGGCCGAACGCCGGCCCTCCGCGTCGACCGTGCGGTACGCACGGACCTCCGTGATGTGCAAAGGGCCTCCCGGGCGGACGACCCCGTGCCGTCCGCTGAGATGCGGCGCCCGATGGCTTGTTCCGGACGCCGACCTGGAAGGGATATTCCCTCGAACCTGCGTAGCCATGCCACGGCATATGACGCACGGTCGATGAACCTTGGGTAACGCCTGCTCGCCGGGCGACGGCGTCGCCAAGGTGGTACCCGAGGGGATGGTGTGTCAGAAGAGGCCCCGTCAGCGGCACATGGAGCCGACGGGGCCTGGTGACACCCCGCAACGGAAGGGGCATCAAGGACTTCAGGGGTGAATCAGGCTCACGGGGTGTGAGTGACCCTTATGGCCGAATGCGGCGGAACGCGGCGAAGCGCCCCGGGCACCCCTAGAAGCCGTAGCGCCGGTGCCGGGCGGCGTAGTCGCGCAGGGCGCGCAGGAAGTCGACCTTCCGGAACGCCGGCCAGAAAACCTCGCAGAAGTAGTACTCCGAATGGGCGCTCTGCCACAGCATGAAGCCCGACAGCCGCTGCTCACCGCTCGTACGGATCACCAGATCCGGATCGGGCTGGCCGCGGGTGTACAGGTGCTCGGAGATCAGGTCGATGTCGACGATCTCCGCCAGCTCCTCGAAGGAGGTGCCGCGCTCGGCGTGGTCCAGCAGCAGCGAGCGCACCGCGTCGGCGATCTCCTGCCGGCCGCCGTAGCCGACCGCGACGTTCACCAGGACGCCGGTGTTGTCGCGGGTGGCCTGCTCGGACTCCTTGAGCACCTGCTGGGTGGCGGCCGGCAGCAGATCGCGGTTGCCGACGTGGTGCACCCGCCAGCGGCCGTCGGCGGCCAGATCCCGGACGGTGTTCTCGATGATGCCCAGCAGCGGCTTCAGCTCGACCTCGGGCCGGTCGAGGTTGTCCGTCGACAGCAGCCACAGCGTGACCACCTCGACATCGGTCTCCTCGCACCAGCCGAGCAGCTCACTGATCTTGGCCGCACCGGCCTGGTGGCCCTGCTCGGGCGTCCGCCCGTCGGCCCGCGCCCAGCGCCGGTTGCCGTCCAGGATGACGCCGATGTGCTTGGGCACCTGGGTGTGATCCAGGCGCCCCTCCACCCTGCGCGCGTACAGCCGGTAGACCAGATTGCGCAATGCAGGCGGATAAGGGATGCGCATCCCGGAAGATCGCAGCATGTGTGGTCCAGCCCCTCCGTGCCAATGGCGGTCGCCCCGTCGCCTCAAGTGGGCAACTTTACTTCTCGGCTGTCTCGACAGCCCAATCAGGTAGGTCACAGGTACGTGATAGGGAGATGAGCATGACTGGCACCGACTACCGCGCGGCGGATTCCCGCTACGACTCGATGAAGTACCGGAGAACGGGTCACAGCGGACTCAAACTCCCCGCTATCTCCCTTGGACTGTGGCACAACTTCGGGGATGACCGCACCCTGAGCTCCCAGCGGGACATCCTGCGCCGCGCCTTCGATCTGGGCGTGACCCACTTCGATCTGGCCAACAACTACGGTCCGCCACCCGGGTCCGCCGAGCTGAACTTCGGAAAGATCTTCGCGCAGGACTTCCGCGGCTACCGCGACGAGATGATTCTGTCGACGAAGGCCGGATATCTGATGCACCCGGGCCCGTACGGTGAATGGGGTTCGCGGAAATATCTCCTCTCGTCGCTGGATGCCTCACTGAAGCGGATGGGTGTCGATTACGTCGATATCTTCTACTCGCACCGCTTCGATCCGGACACGCCGCTGGAGGAGACGATGGGCGCGCTGGCGTCCGCCGTCCAGCAGGGTAAGGCCCTGTATGTCGGGGTTTCCTCCTACAACGCCGAGCAGACCCGTGAGGCGGCCGGAATCCTGCGGGAAATGGGCGTCCGCGCGCTGATCCACCAGCCCTCCTACTCAATGATCAACCGCTGGACCGAGGACGATCTGCTGCTGGACACCCTCGAAGCCGAGGGCATGGGCTGCATCTCTTTTGCGCCACTTGCGCAGGGCATGCTCACGGACAAGTACCTGCACGGCATCCCCGAGGGCTCACGGGCCTCCCAGGGCAAGTCCCTGGACCCGGGCCTGCTGTCCGACGAGGTCGTCCGCCGCCTGCGCGGCCTCAACGACATCGCGGCCCAGCGCGGCCAGTCGCTGGCCCAGCTCGCGCTGCGCTGGGTGCTGCGCGACGACCGGATGACCTCCGCCCTGATCGGCGCCAGCAGCGTCACCCAGTTGGAGGCCAATATCGCCGCCCTCGACGCCCCTGAGATCACGGACGCCGAGCTGGCCGAGATCGACGAGTTCGCGAGGACGACGGACGGCGTGAACATCTGGGCACGGCGCTAGCGCCGGTCCGGCGATCGGGCTCGCTGTGTCGGCCTTGCCGCACCGCGCCGCCGCGCGGGGACCGGCCCGGTGCACGGAGACAAGCCGGGGCACGGAAACAAA includes:
- a CDS encoding isoprenyl transferase; translated protein: MRIPYPPALRNLVYRLYARRVEGRLDHTQVPKHIGVILDGNRRWARADGRTPEQGHQAGAAKISELLGWCEETDVEVVTLWLLSTDNLDRPEVELKPLLGIIENTVRDLAADGRWRVHHVGNRDLLPAATQQVLKESEQATRDNTGVLVNVAVGYGGRQEIADAVRSLLLDHAERGTSFEELAEIVDIDLISEHLYTRGQPDPDLVIRTSGEQRLSGFMLWQSAHSEYYFCEVFWPAFRKVDFLRALRDYAARHRRYGF
- the mgrA gene encoding L-glyceraldehyde 3-phosphate reductase, producing MTGTDYRAADSRYDSMKYRRTGHSGLKLPAISLGLWHNFGDDRTLSSQRDILRRAFDLGVTHFDLANNYGPPPGSAELNFGKIFAQDFRGYRDEMILSTKAGYLMHPGPYGEWGSRKYLLSSLDASLKRMGVDYVDIFYSHRFDPDTPLEETMGALASAVQQGKALYVGVSSYNAEQTREAAGILREMGVRALIHQPSYSMINRWTEDDLLLDTLEAEGMGCISFAPLAQGMLTDKYLHGIPEGSRASQGKSLDPGLLSDEVVRRLRGLNDIAAQRGQSLAQLALRWVLRDDRMTSALIGASSVTQLEANIAALDAPEITDAELAEIDEFARTTDGVNIWARR